A genomic window from Laspinema palackyanum D2c includes:
- a CDS encoding chemotaxis protein CheW — protein MVGNPDFLTGIGLEQAPEFQELESPEGELHLRFFVPSGNEFALSATGIREVISQSPDRITLIPNVSSLLLGTLNIRGRVIWVADLGQFLGEPTTLNTDRPEIPVIAVEDQDTILGLAVDQIVGMDWLDVEQVRLPTNVPDSMAPFLRGEWVIPSKQEVKEEEEKILRLLDQVAIVRSARWAA, from the coding sequence ATGGTGGGTAATCCTGACTTTTTAACGGGGATTGGCTTAGAACAAGCACCGGAATTTCAAGAATTAGAAAGCCCGGAAGGGGAGTTACATCTCCGTTTTTTCGTGCCTTCGGGCAATGAATTTGCGTTGAGTGCAACGGGGATTCGCGAGGTGATTTCCCAATCCCCCGATCGCATTACCCTGATTCCCAACGTCTCATCTTTACTGTTGGGAACCCTCAATATTCGAGGGCGGGTAATTTGGGTTGCGGATCTGGGTCAATTTCTCGGCGAACCTACAACCTTAAATACCGATCGCCCAGAGATTCCCGTGATCGCAGTCGAAGACCAAGACACTATACTAGGGTTAGCGGTTGATCAAATCGTCGGCATGGACTGGCTTGATGTAGAGCAGGTCCGACTGCCCACGAATGTTCCAGACAGTATGGCTCCTTTTTTACGCGGGGAATGGGTTATCCCATCTAAACAAGAAGTCAAAGAAGAAGAGGAGAAAATTTTGCGATTGCTGGATCAGGTGGCGATCGTGCGATCGGCACGATGGGCCGCATAA
- a CDS encoding methyl-accepting chemotaxis protein produces the protein MVSSPDYQQEYEQALTAYTEKNYEEAAGIVNQLVANFPEDPSARLLAGHIYCYGLQMYDVALGQYEGVLNLTDDPAFVEGASQGMEYANQYATEGMQPSDYGYDADNEFQSATEDFEPDFDQIQSEQETALFEIEAPVQSDEEEFWEEEDSALGLHDRAYNEALAINQIGSDSSDLSMELLDPVDPNLELASMEFEEFEPLESGDLGTDSAREEDGLLNPFTSEEEYEGIEDEDPFAIDDEEMLSEVQNNQWRDPLASELPDFLPREDEMPDLVGEETAIGVSNHSPFDRGHDDLDLMDLATPFQEFEDAFASEDDMDFESNSDPLEEDEATSYYNNNGSAIDSDFDLFDAADDLGNDFSEDDPDESHHQNGKGTGDPGIPYDLDEDFDFNSPSEEEETLLMGRKQLEQTQVLNSIPKASGPPFSQPKGLAQPAIEDDEDYDSKTFVSEPLNGFNRVDSYDLEDFDDAFSGGNAFDGEDNGEDFQQGLATSSPIEEDGVDFLGEFDDFDDFGNIPDNIPDFDLSEDTTGSSTGGFGMGSMGRKATFRDIDDSYDIGEDTDGSIIRDDEIFRIAGSAEQVPVFTQPENPPIEAVANTEPGILSFLENASLVKKFLWIALISGGVSAIAAASVSFTFSTQRNWPQQLKDPMMALAAGGASILTCFGVGSASAKLIRRSLDDLQAQFDTMSQGNLSARATVYTEDEFGQIAAKFNQMGRIIYTTTSEAQRKAEEQEQSKEDLQRQVIRLLDDVEGAARGDLTVQAEVTADVLGAVADSFNLTIQNLREIVLQVKLAARQVTKGATDSESFARSLSTDALRQAEELAATLNSVQVMTDLIQRVADNAREAEEVAKSASATAKKGGEAVEQTVAGILEVRETVAETTRKVKRLAESTQEISKIVALIATIAGRTNLLALNASIEAARAGEAGRGFAIVADEVRQLADRSAKALKEIEQIVMQIQSETGGVMVAMEEGTQQVIEGTKRAEQAKRALENIIQVTNRIDVLVRSITADTVEQSQTSRSVAQVMQAVELTAQETSQEAQRVSGSLQNLVGVARDLLTSVERFRVETGERR, from the coding sequence ATGGTATCAAGTCCGGACTATCAGCAGGAGTACGAACAAGCTTTAACGGCCTATACCGAGAAAAATTATGAAGAAGCAGCGGGAATCGTCAATCAATTAGTGGCGAACTTTCCCGAGGATCCCAGTGCTCGACTCTTAGCCGGTCACATCTATTGTTATGGCTTGCAAATGTATGATGTGGCACTCGGTCAGTATGAAGGGGTGCTGAATCTGACGGATGACCCGGCTTTCGTTGAGGGAGCGTCCCAGGGCATGGAATACGCCAATCAGTACGCTACAGAAGGGATGCAGCCTTCGGATTATGGGTATGATGCGGATAACGAATTTCAATCCGCAACGGAGGATTTCGAGCCGGATTTTGATCAGATTCAATCAGAACAAGAGACCGCCTTGTTTGAGATCGAAGCCCCAGTCCAGAGTGATGAAGAAGAATTCTGGGAAGAAGAAGACTCCGCCCTGGGTTTGCATGACCGGGCTTACAATGAAGCCTTAGCCATCAACCAGATTGGGTCAGATTCATCGGACTTGAGTATGGAACTGCTGGATCCGGTGGACCCCAATCTTGAACTCGCATCAATGGAATTTGAGGAATTTGAGCCGTTGGAGTCCGGAGATTTAGGCACCGATTCGGCCAGGGAAGAGGACGGACTGCTCAATCCCTTTACCAGCGAAGAGGAGTATGAAGGGATTGAGGATGAAGACCCCTTTGCCATTGATGACGAAGAAATGCTCTCCGAGGTTCAAAACAACCAATGGAGAGATCCCCTGGCATCGGAGTTACCCGACTTTTTGCCGAGAGAGGATGAAATGCCCGATTTAGTCGGGGAGGAGACGGCGATCGGGGTCTCTAATCACTCCCCCTTTGATCGGGGCCATGACGATTTGGACCTGATGGATTTGGCAACGCCGTTTCAGGAGTTTGAAGATGCGTTTGCTTCGGAAGATGATATGGACTTCGAGTCCAATTCAGACCCCCTAGAAGAGGACGAAGCAACCAGTTATTACAACAACAATGGTTCGGCGATCGATTCAGATTTTGACCTATTCGATGCCGCTGATGATTTAGGGAATGATTTCAGCGAGGATGACCCAGACGAATCCCACCATCAGAATGGAAAGGGTACGGGGGATCCAGGTATTCCCTATGATCTTGACGAAGACTTCGACTTTAACTCTCCTTCTGAGGAGGAGGAAACCCTGTTAATGGGACGCAAACAGCTCGAACAGACTCAAGTGTTGAACTCGATTCCCAAAGCCTCGGGGCCGCCGTTCTCTCAGCCCAAAGGACTGGCGCAACCGGCAATAGAAGACGATGAAGACTACGATAGTAAGACCTTCGTTTCTGAACCCCTGAATGGATTCAACCGGGTGGATAGTTACGATTTAGAGGATTTTGACGACGCCTTTAGTGGGGGGAATGCCTTTGATGGGGAGGACAACGGCGAGGATTTTCAGCAGGGGCTTGCCACCTCGTCACCCATTGAAGAAGACGGGGTTGACTTTTTGGGGGAGTTCGATGATTTTGATGATTTCGGCAATATTCCCGATAATATTCCCGATTTCGATCTGTCGGAGGATACGACAGGTTCGAGTACAGGTGGATTCGGAATGGGCAGCATGGGCAGAAAAGCCACCTTCCGAGACATCGACGATAGCTACGATATTGGCGAAGATACGGATGGGTCGATCATTCGGGATGATGAAATTTTTCGGATCGCCGGAAGTGCTGAACAAGTTCCGGTGTTTACTCAACCGGAAAATCCTCCTATAGAAGCTGTTGCCAATACAGAACCGGGGATTTTGAGCTTTTTGGAAAATGCGTCCCTGGTGAAAAAATTCCTGTGGATTGCATTAATTTCTGGGGGGGTCTCAGCGATCGCCGCCGCTTCGGTTTCTTTTACGTTTTCCACTCAACGCAATTGGCCCCAACAACTGAAGGACCCGATGATGGCCTTAGCGGCTGGAGGGGCCAGCATTCTCACTTGTTTTGGGGTGGGCAGTGCTAGTGCCAAGTTGATTCGCCGTTCCCTAGACGATTTACAAGCGCAATTCGATACCATGTCTCAGGGCAATCTGTCCGCCCGCGCCACGGTTTATACCGAAGACGAATTTGGCCAGATTGCCGCTAAATTCAACCAAATGGGGCGAATCATCTACACCACCACCTCGGAAGCCCAGCGCAAAGCCGAAGAACAGGAACAGTCCAAGGAAGACTTACAACGACAAGTGATTCGCCTGCTGGATGATGTGGAAGGGGCGGCTAGAGGGGACCTCACGGTGCAGGCAGAAGTGACCGCTGATGTCCTCGGGGCAGTGGCTGACTCCTTTAATCTAACGATTCAAAACCTGCGGGAAATCGTTCTGCAAGTGAAACTCGCGGCGCGACAAGTGACCAAAGGAGCAACGGATAGTGAATCGTTTGCCCGGAGTTTATCCACAGATGCCCTGCGACAAGCTGAAGAACTGGCGGCTACCCTCAATTCTGTTCAGGTGATGACGGATTTGATTCAACGGGTGGCTGATAACGCTCGGGAGGCTGAAGAAGTGGCAAAATCTGCCTCGGCAACGGCTAAAAAAGGTGGAGAGGCGGTGGAACAGACGGTGGCCGGGATTCTGGAAGTCCGCGAAACCGTAGCAGAAACCACGCGCAAAGTCAAGCGATTAGCGGAATCGACGCAAGAAATTTCCAAAATTGTGGCCTTGATTGCGACGATCGCCGGACGGACCAACCTCTTGGCGCTCAATGCCAGTATTGAGGCGGCTCGTGCCGGGGAAGCGGGTCGAGGGTTTGCGATTGTTGCGGATGAAGTGCGTCAGTTGGCCGATCGCTCCGCTAAAGCGCTCAAAGAAATCGAGCAAATCGTGATGCAGATTCAGAGCGAGACTGGCGGGGTGATGGTGGCAATGGAGGAAGGCACCCAACAGGTGATTGAAGGGACAAAGCGGGCCGAACAAGCCAAACGGGCCTTGGAAAATATCATTCAGGTGACCAATCGCATCGATGTGTTGGTGCGATCCATTACCGCAGATACGGTGGAACAATCCCAAACCTCGCGATCGGTCGCCCAGGTGATGCAAGCGGTGGAACTCACCGCCCAGGAAACCTCCCAAGAAGCCCAGCGGGTCTCCGGTTCTCTGCAAAACCTCGTGGGGGTGGCGCGAGACTTGTTGACCTCGGTGGAACGGTTCCGAGTGGAAACCGGAGAGCGTCGCTAG
- a CDS encoding response regulator transcription factor encodes MSTVLVVEDSVTQREMISTLLKESGLNVTVASDGLEALERIQETCPDLVVLDIVMPRMNGYEVCRRLKADPKTQNVPVVMCSSKGEEFDRYWGMKQGADAYIAKPFQPTELVGTVKQLLRR; translated from the coding sequence ATGAGTACAGTTCTGGTCGTAGAAGATAGCGTCACGCAACGGGAGATGATCTCAACCCTACTGAAAGAGAGTGGATTGAATGTTACCGTAGCAAGTGATGGCTTAGAAGCCCTGGAACGCATTCAGGAGACTTGCCCGGATCTCGTGGTACTCGATATTGTGATGCCTCGGATGAATGGCTACGAAGTTTGTCGTCGTCTCAAGGCTGATCCTAAAACCCAAAACGTTCCAGTGGTCATGTGTTCGTCAAAAGGTGAAGAATTTGATCGGTATTGGGGCATGAAGCAAGGCGCGGATGCTTACATTGCCAAACCGTTCCAACCCACTGAACTGGTGGGAACGGTCAAACAGCTACTCAGAAGATAG